The genomic DNA TGCTTCTTTTCTTCTTCCTTTTGGCGCTTCCAGCGGTGCCAATTCCTCTGCGGAGACTAATTCGAAATCAACTGCTCGCTCAGTAGGATCAGCCTTGACTACTTTCACTCGTACTTTTTGTCCGATCTTGAATGTTAATCCTGTCCGCTCACCAACGAGCGCTAGATGGTTTTCAATGTAGTGGAAGTAATCTTGTTTCAATTCATTGATATGGATCAAACCTTCTACTGTATTTGGCAGTTCGATGAATAACCCGAATTTCACCACAGAGCTGATGATCCCATCAAATTCTTCTCCCACTTTATCCATCATAAACTCGGCTTTCTTCATTGAGTCCACTTCACGTTCTGTTTCAACTGCACGTCGCTCCATTTTCGAGCTATGATCGGCAATATCAGGCAGTGCATTTTCCCAATGCGTCTGATTGCTTTCACTTGGATCTTGACCATATGAACGAATTAAACGATGCACGATCAAGTCTGGATAACGACGGATCGGTGACGTGAAATGTGTATAGTACTCTGCTGCTAATCCGTAATGGCCAAAATTATCCTCAGAATAACGCGCTTGTTGCATACTTCTTAACAACATGGTATTGATCACTGCTGACTCCGGTTTTTCTTCAACATCTTCGATCACTTTTTGTAAGTCCTTAGGTGTGATCGTGCCCTTCGTTCCTTTGACTAAAATCCCTAAAGCAGATGCAAAATCAAAGAAGCGTTGCATTTTCTCTTCTTTTGGTTGCTCATGGATACGATAAATAAAAGGGAAATTCGCACGTGAATAATGTTCTGCCACCGTTTCATTGGCTGCCAACATAAAGGATTCGATCAAACGTTCTCCTACACCACGACTCCGCAAGAGGATATCTTGAGGGTGACCTTCTGGATCAACCATGATTTTGGCTTCACGATCTTCAAAAGAGATTGCACCACGACGAATACGCATCGTCTCTAAGATCTCATGCAACTCACCCATCGCTTGAAACATAGGAACCAATGAGTCATAGCGAGCCATAGTTTCTTCATCTTGCTCTTCTAAGATCTGATTGACTGCTGTGTAAGTCATTCGCTCTGTTGTTTGGATCACACTTGGAAAAATCTCATGAGAAATGATTTTCCCTGTTGGGTCGATCTCCATTTCACAACTCATTGTTAACCGCGGAACTTTAGGATTCAACGAACAAATCCCATTTGATAAACGTTGCGGGATCATCGGAATCACACGATCAGTCAAATACACACTTGTTCCCCGCTCATAGGCTTCACGATCTAATTGGCTACCTTCTGTCACATAGTATGAAACATCGGCAATGTGGACGCCTAAAAAGTAATTTCCATTATCTAACTTTCTAACTGTGACTGCATCATCTAAATCTTTGGCATCTTCGCCATCGATCGTCACGATCAACTGGTCACGTAGATCCCTGCGACCAATCAAATCTTTGTCGCTGATACTATCCGGTACAGCATCTGCTTCGCTTAATACATCATCCGGAAACTTGGTCGGTATCCCATTGGCTACGACAATCGATAAAATATCCATGCCAGGATCATTCTTATGACCAATGACTTGTTTGATGATTCCTTCTAAACTCGTTGCATAGCTTTTTTCTGGATAATGGGTCAACTCGATCAACACGATACTTCCGTCTACTGGACGAACGCCTTCTGCTGCGGCGTACACTTTGAATTGATTCATTTTTTTATCTTTTGGAATGACTACTCCATAAAGATCCGTTTCTGCCATTTCATCTTCTGTATAGGCGATGAACTCTCCGGCAATTTGTGTGGTTGCGCGTTGACGAATCTCAACGACCTTTCCTTCGGCTCCACGATCCGAAAAGGCATCCGCCGTTTTGACGATATCGATTGCAACAGTATCCCCGTCCATCGCATAGCCAGTCGCTTCTTTGGGGATATACACATCATCTTCTTCAGGATCGATTGTGACAAACCCAAATCCTCGCTCATTTGCGCGGAACGTTCCTTCAATCAAAATGGGTTGAAGTGGCAGTTTGATTTTTCCTTTTTTGGTAAATACGATACTTTGTTCTCTTTCCATCTGTGCGATAGTTTGCACTAGTAATTTAAAATCTTCGCTTTTTTGAAAGCCAAGACCTTCAGCGATTTCTTCCATCGAAAAACTTTTCTTACGACTGCTTTCAATAAAAAAAATGATT from Enterococcus mundtii includes the following:
- the rnr gene encoding ribonuclease R → MTKETLKEKIIFFIESSRKKSFSMEEIAEGLGFQKSEDFKLLVQTIAQMEREQSIVFTKKGKIKLPLQPILIEGTFRANERGFGFVTIDPEEDDVYIPKEATGYAMDGDTVAIDIVKTADAFSDRGAEGKVVEIRQRATTQIAGEFIAYTEDEMAETDLYGVVIPKDKKMNQFKVYAAAEGVRPVDGSIVLIELTHYPEKSYATSLEGIIKQVIGHKNDPGMDILSIVVANGIPTKFPDDVLSEADAVPDSISDKDLIGRRDLRDQLIVTIDGEDAKDLDDAVTVRKLDNGNYFLGVHIADVSYYVTEGSQLDREAYERGTSVYLTDRVIPMIPQRLSNGICSLNPKVPRLTMSCEMEIDPTGKIISHEIFPSVIQTTERMTYTAVNQILEEQDEETMARYDSLVPMFQAMGELHEILETMRIRRGAISFEDREAKIMVDPEGHPQDILLRSRGVGERLIESFMLAANETVAEHYSRANFPFIYRIHEQPKEEKMQRFFDFASALGILVKGTKGTITPKDLQKVIEDVEEKPESAVINTMLLRSMQQARYSEDNFGHYGLAAEYYTHFTSPIRRYPDLIVHRLIRSYGQDPSESNQTHWENALPDIADHSSKMERRAVETEREVDSMKKAEFMMDKVGEEFDGIISSVVKFGLFIELPNTVEGLIHINELKQDYFHYIENHLALVGERTGLTFKIGQKVRVKVVKADPTERAVDFELVSAEELAPLEAPKGRRKEANRGSSKHSNGRQTDKKKRPKKADSKYGPKKENGKKGKKPFYKGVTKKKKKK